A window from Lactiplantibacillus pentosus encodes these proteins:
- a CDS encoding amino acid ABC transporter ATP-binding protein, with protein MSMIEFHDVEKYYGDFHALKNINLTINEGEKVVLIGPSGSGKSTLIRTVNGLERVQSGQLLVNGFDLADRKTDMNKIRKNVGMVFQHFNLYANKTVLENIMIAPRLVLKRPEAENKKLAMDLLDSVGLADKANSFPSQLSGGQSQRIAIARSLAMKPKCLLFDEPTSALDPEMIDDVLNVMKSVAEDSSMTMLVVTHEMGFAREVADRVIFMADGEILEDDAKEKFFDGQPTNERARQFLSKIITH; from the coding sequence ATGTCAATGATCGAATTTCACGACGTCGAAAAGTATTATGGTGATTTTCACGCCCTCAAAAATATCAATTTAACGATTAATGAAGGTGAAAAAGTTGTTTTGATCGGACCTTCTGGCTCAGGTAAGAGTACCTTGATTCGAACCGTCAATGGTTTGGAACGAGTCCAGTCAGGTCAGTTGTTAGTCAATGGGTTTGATTTGGCGGACCGCAAGACGGATATGAACAAGATTCGTAAAAATGTCGGCATGGTCTTCCAACACTTTAATCTATATGCCAATAAAACGGTGCTCGAAAATATTATGATCGCACCGCGGTTAGTCTTAAAACGGCCAGAAGCGGAAAATAAAAAGCTGGCGATGGACTTACTAGATAGCGTCGGCTTGGCTGACAAAGCCAACAGTTTTCCAAGTCAATTATCTGGGGGCCAGTCACAACGGATCGCGATTGCGCGTTCGCTCGCGATGAAGCCAAAGTGCCTGTTATTTGATGAGCCAACCTCTGCGCTGGACCCAGAAATGATTGATGATGTGTTGAACGTAATGAAGAGTGTCGCGGAAGACTCCAGTATGACCATGTTAGTCGTGACGCATGAGATGGGCTTTGCCCGTGAAGTTGCGGACCGGGTTATTTTCATGGCTGACGGCGAAATCCTGGAAGACGATGCGAAGGAAAAATTCTTTGATGGTCAACCAACCAATGAACGGGCCCGTCAATTCTTGAGTAAAATTATTACACACTAA
- a CDS encoding transporter substrate-binding domain-containing protein: MKKLKRLIGALSMLAVLVVVLTACGSRQSLSKQDVLTNDKASKTITWGVKADTKLFGLMDVKDNTIKGFDADIARALTKRVLGKDATAKFVQVTSQTRIPLLKNGNIDAIIATMTITPEREKQVDFTDSYFDAGQSLLVKKGSSIKSVKDLNKTGTKVLGVTGANSVENIKKVAPKAKVLELSDYAQAMTALKSGQGVALTTDNGILYGMAAQNPGYEVVGGTFTKEPYGIAVNKGQTPLKKELNKALKEIEADGTYNRILKKWFGNVAGFDYKEASR; encoded by the coding sequence ATGAAGAAGCTAAAACGACTAATTGGCGCACTCAGCATGCTCGCCGTGCTAGTGGTGGTCTTAACCGCTTGCGGTTCACGGCAGTCGTTATCGAAACAAGACGTTTTGACTAATGATAAGGCTAGCAAGACCATCACTTGGGGTGTTAAAGCTGATACGAAGTTATTTGGATTGATGGACGTTAAGGACAACACCATCAAGGGGTTTGACGCTGATATCGCTAGAGCCCTCACAAAACGGGTGTTGGGTAAAGACGCCACGGCCAAGTTTGTGCAAGTGACGAGTCAAACGCGGATTCCGCTGTTGAAAAACGGGAATATCGATGCCATCATCGCCACGATGACCATCACCCCTGAACGGGAAAAACAAGTTGATTTTACCGATTCCTACTTTGATGCCGGGCAATCGTTGCTGGTGAAGAAGGGCAGTTCGATTAAATCGGTCAAAGATTTGAATAAAACTGGCACGAAGGTTCTAGGTGTTACGGGGGCAAACTCCGTTGAAAACATCAAAAAAGTGGCGCCTAAGGCCAAGGTGCTAGAGTTGTCAGACTACGCACAAGCAATGACGGCCTTGAAATCAGGCCAAGGGGTTGCCTTGACGACTGATAACGGGATCCTTTACGGGATGGCTGCTCAAAACCCAGGTTACGAAGTCGTCGGCGGGACCTTTACGAAGGAACCTTACGGGATTGCCGTTAACAAAGGGCAAACGCCATTGAAAAAGGAATTAAATAAAGCATTAAAAGAAATTGAAGCGGACGGGACGTATAACCGCATCTTGAAGAAGTGGTTTGGGAACGTGGCCGGCTTCGACTATAAGGAGGCGTCACGCTAA
- a CDS encoding amino acid ABC transporter permease — MGYILTHYWSELIQGLGYTLLSSVIALIFSTIIGTMFAIFEVLPSRTMRIIGRVYIEVFRNIPLLVIAMFFYVIIPMYVAKIDGFTAGTIGLTIYTSSFIAETVRAGIQSVDPGQMEGARANGMTYWQAMSKIVLPQAFKIIIPPLGNQFINLVKNSSVLAFVAGFDLMYQANSIASLSLDTINSYVVVGCFYLVITLPLSYYMRHLEKKLAN, encoded by the coding sequence ATGGGATACATTCTAACGCATTATTGGTCAGAGCTGATTCAAGGTCTCGGATATACGTTGTTATCCAGTGTGATCGCTTTGATATTTAGTACGATTATCGGGACGATGTTCGCGATCTTCGAAGTCTTGCCTAGTCGCACGATGCGCATCATCGGCCGGGTCTACATTGAAGTTTTCCGGAACATTCCATTGCTAGTCATCGCGATGTTCTTCTACGTGATTATTCCGATGTACGTCGCCAAAATCGACGGTTTTACCGCTGGGACGATTGGGCTGACGATTTATACGTCGTCCTTCATCGCCGAAACGGTCCGGGCTGGGATTCAATCCGTGGACCCCGGTCAGATGGAAGGGGCCCGTGCCAATGGGATGACCTACTGGCAAGCAATGAGCAAAATCGTGTTGCCACAAGCCTTCAAAATCATCATCCCACCATTGGGTAACCAATTCATCAACTTGGTGAAGAACTCGTCAGTGTTAGCCTTCGTGGCTGGGTTTGATTTGATGTATCAAGCGAACTCGATTGCGTCGTTATCACTAGATACGATCAACAGTTACGTGGTCGTTGGGTGCTTCTACCTGGTGATTACGCTACCGCTCAGTTATTACATGCGGCATCTCGAGAAGAAGTTAGCTAACTAG
- a CDS encoding amino acid ABC transporter permease: MQNFIQAYSWINIRFLLEGLWVTVEVSVVSIIASFIIGSVLGVLRYVKIKYLSAVVGFIVDIIRNLPLILIIFFTYFGLPHLGFKPGIIFAAILAMTIFESAMLAEIIRSGILAVDYGQMEGARANGMSYVQALWHIVFPQAIKKTIPTIVSQFISLIKDTSLATIIVLPELLNHAQIIYGQNSAYILPMFLMIAVMYFIICYALSVLSRVLDKKLA; this comes from the coding sequence ATGCAAAACTTTATTCAAGCTTATTCGTGGATAAATATCCGGTTCTTGCTCGAAGGACTCTGGGTCACGGTGGAAGTGTCCGTCGTTTCCATCATTGCCAGTTTTATTATCGGCTCGGTCTTAGGGGTGCTCCGTTACGTTAAAATCAAGTACTTGTCAGCGGTGGTCGGCTTTATCGTCGACATCATCCGGAACTTACCATTAATTTTGATCATCTTCTTTACTTATTTTGGCCTGCCACATCTGGGTTTCAAACCCGGCATTATCTTCGCAGCAATCTTAGCAATGACGATTTTCGAATCAGCCATGTTAGCTGAAATCATTCGTTCTGGGATTCTCGCGGTGGACTATGGCCAAATGGAAGGCGCCCGCGCCAACGGGATGAGCTACGTACAGGCGTTGTGGCACATCGTCTTCCCACAAGCCATCAAGAAGACGATTCCAACGATCGTGAGCCAATTCATTTCCTTGATCAAGGATACGTCACTGGCCACCATCATCGTGTTACCAGAATTACTGAACCACGCACAAATTATTTACGGGCAAAATTCAGCCTACATCTTACCAATGTTCTTGATGATCGCAGTCATGTACTTCATCATCTGTTACGCACTCTCCGTCTTATCACGGGTGCTGGATAAGAAGTTGGCATAG
- a CDS encoding PTS sugar transporter subunit IIA, giving the protein MFGIKRKKTDVFEVVAPIDGVCVPITAVNDDVFAKKMMGDGFAIIPGPDTNQVVAPISGKIIALPESKHAIGIANEDYGISVLVHIGLDTVSMAGQGFTTFVALNQHVDAGTPLLTYDAQLFASKGLDMTTMVVFTDGYTGEVPLSSKADSHVNAGDPILKQA; this is encoded by the coding sequence ATGTTTGGTATTAAAAGAAAAAAGACTGACGTATTTGAGGTGGTTGCACCTATTGACGGTGTTTGCGTGCCGATTACTGCGGTAAATGATGATGTTTTTGCAAAAAAAATGATGGGTGATGGTTTTGCAATTATTCCTGGACCAGACACTAATCAAGTGGTCGCACCAATTAGTGGAAAAATTATCGCCCTACCAGAAAGTAAACATGCAATCGGCATTGCTAACGAGGATTACGGCATTTCAGTTTTAGTTCATATTGGTCTTGATACGGTTAGTATGGCGGGGCAAGGATTTACAACCTTTGTAGCGTTAAACCAGCACGTTGATGCGGGTACGCCGTTATTAACTTATGACGCGCAATTATTCGCATCTAAGGGACTGGATATGACAACGATGGTTGTATTTACGGATGGTTATACTGGAGAAGTACCGCTTAGTAGTAAAGCTGATAGTCATGTGAATGCTGGTGATCCAATTTTAAAACAAGCCTAA